The following are from one region of the Terriglobales bacterium genome:
- the istA gene encoding IS21 family transposase, which translates to MEPGPGERFEVDWGHFGALVYNHNPRKLYAFCLVECHSRKLYLEFTHSQSFETFVRCHIHAFDAMTGCAREIWFDNLATAVAEHEGNLVRFNPRFLAFAREYGFIPRACHIAAAWEKGKIERAIGYVRQSFWPLRSFTDLADVNAQARQWIDQTANQRKHRETGQAPNERFQPEFLRPLPLLAPDYRDTADALVHKDLRLCFDGNRYCVPPRYVGRKLTVKADSHSVSIYDQSKEVVSYARSWERGRTFGAERFQKELFAQLAAAQRSAAQQRLIQILGPTSEYYLRKLAETDRSLTRQIRELLELVRDYGPEAVASALEKAYTAGAFGADYIANILRQQQTRRDIQPPLRLKDPELNGLATDPLSLADYDAFILRSRKESYDLTTSETGSTQLDNDEPPARSDHC; encoded by the coding sequence ATGGAGCCTGGTCCCGGGGAGCGTTTCGAAGTCGATTGGGGGCACTTCGGTGCGCTCGTCTATAACCACAATCCACGTAAACTCTACGCCTTCTGCCTGGTCGAATGTCACAGCCGCAAACTCTATCTGGAGTTCACGCACAGCCAGAGCTTCGAAACGTTTGTCCGCTGTCACATCCACGCCTTTGATGCGATGACCGGCTGCGCTCGCGAAATCTGGTTCGATAATCTCGCCACTGCGGTCGCCGAACACGAAGGAAATCTCGTCCGCTTCAATCCGCGGTTCCTCGCCTTTGCGCGCGAATACGGCTTCATTCCGCGGGCTTGCCACATCGCAGCAGCTTGGGAGAAAGGCAAGATTGAACGCGCGATCGGTTATGTACGCCAGAGTTTTTGGCCGCTTCGAAGCTTTACCGATCTGGCCGACGTGAATGCGCAGGCCCGGCAGTGGATCGACCAGACTGCCAATCAACGCAAACATCGCGAAACCGGCCAAGCTCCCAACGAGCGATTCCAACCCGAGTTTTTACGGCCTCTGCCCCTGCTCGCCCCGGATTATCGCGACACCGCCGATGCCCTTGTCCACAAAGACCTGCGCCTATGTTTTGACGGCAATCGCTATTGCGTGCCGCCCCGCTATGTCGGACGAAAACTCACCGTCAAGGCAGACTCGCACTCAGTGTCCATTTACGATCAGTCGAAAGAAGTCGTTAGCTACGCGCGCTCCTGGGAGCGCGGCCGCACCTTCGGCGCCGAGCGCTTTCAAAAGGAGTTGTTCGCGCAGTTAGCAGCAGCTCAACGCTCTGCGGCACAACAACGTCTGATCCAGATTCTTGGCCCCACATCGGAATACTACCTGCGCAAACTTGCCGAAACCGATCGCTCTCTCACACGACAGATCCGCGAACTCCTCGAACTCGTGCGTGATTACGGCCCCGAAGCTGTCGCTTCGGCACTCGAGAAAGCTTATACCGCTGGCGCCTTTGGCGCCGACTATATCGCCAACATCCTTCGCCAGCAGCAGACGCGCCGCGATATCCAACCACCATTACGTCTGAAAGATCCCGAGTTGAACGGGCTGGCCACCGATCCGCTCTCCCTCGCTGACTACGACGCCTTCATTCTCCGCTCGCGAAAGGAATCTTATGACCTCACTACAAGCGAAACTGGATCAACTCAGCTTGACAACGATGAGCCGCCAGCTCGATCAGATCATTGCTGA